DNA sequence from the Thermodesulfitimonas autotrophica genome:
TCCGATCGTGAACAAGCGGATCGCGGTGACGCCCGTGGCGCTGGTGGCGGAAAGTGCGGCTACGGAGGACTACGTGGCCTTTGCCCGGACGCTCGAGGAAGCGGCAGCGGCAGTCGGGGTCAACTTCATCGGCGGCTTTGCGGCGCTGGTCCACAAGGGTTTCACCCGGGGGGATAAGCTGCTCATCGAGGCGATCCCGGCGGCGCTGGCCGAAACGGAGCGGGTTTGCGCGTCGGTCAACGTCGCCACTACCAAAGCCGGGATCAATATGGACGCAGTGGCGTTGATGGGGCGGATTATCAGCGAAACGGCCCAAAAGACCGCCGACCGCGACGGCATCGGCTGCGCCAAGTTAGTGGTTTTCGCCAACGCGCCAGAGGACAACCCCTTTATGGCCGGGGCGTTTCACGGGGTCGGCGAGCCGGAATGCGTCATTAACGTCGGCGTGAGCGGCCCGGGGGTGGTGAAACAGGCGGTGGCAGCGCTGCCGCCGGATGCGGACTTAGGTTTTGTGGCGGAAAAAATCAAGAAGATGGCCTTCAAGATCACCCGGATGGGTGAGCTTGTGGGCCGGGAAGCGGCCCGGCGGCTGGGCGTGCCCTTCGGTATTGTCGATCTCTCGCTAGCGCCGACTCCGGCGGTGGGCGATAGCGTGGCCGAAATCCTCGAGGCGATGGGGCTCGAGCGCTGCGGCGGGCCGGGCTCTACGGCCGCCTTGGCGCTGTTGAACGATGCGGTTAAGAAGGGTGGTGCGATGGCCTCCTCCTACGTCGGTGGCCTCTCTGGCGCCTTCATTCCGGTTAGCGAGGATGCGGGAATGGTCCGGGCGGTCGAGGCCGGTGCGCTCACCGTAGAAAAGCTCGAGGCGATGACCGCCGTCTGCTCGGTGGGCCTCGATATGATTGTGGTCCCGGGTGATACCCCCGCCGAAACGATTGCCGCCATCATTGCCGACGAAGCCGCAATCGGTGTCGTCAACAACAAGACCACTGCCGTCCGCATTATTCCGGCGCCGGGGAAAAAACCGGGTGACCGGGTAGAGTTCGGGGGGCTCCTCGGCGGCGCGCCGGTTATGCCGGTGAGCCGTTTTGCCGCTACCGGTTTTATCCGGCGCGGCGGCCGCATCCCTGCCCCGATCCAGAGTTTGGGGAATTAGGTTTTACTTTAGGAAACCTCGTTTTTGGTGTTTCCACGGAGGGGTAAGGGCGAGGGTATCGTTTGGGTTGGTAAGGGTTGCCTCAGACTCAAACGATTCGGTGTTTTAGTGCGGGGTGCGGAGGGTTTTGTCAGAGGTAACCAGAAAGCCCGCAAACCTTTACGGCCTGCGGGCTTTTATTCTTTACATGGTGTCGGAGGGGGGACTTGAACCCCCACGGGATACCCCATACGCCCCTCAAACGTACGCGTCTGCCAGTTCCGCCACTCCGACGTTCCTTGCAGAAATTATTATACTCAACTGCCGCCGGGCATGCAAGTATCCGGCGGTGGTTATTTTTTATCGCCAGGTGGTGGGGCGACCGGGAGACTGTTTCTCAAGAGGAGCTTACTTAACGCCGAAAAAGGAAGTAGAGGTCTCTACAGGCGCTATGCTGTTGTGGTAAGGGTTCCGGTGGGGACCGGGGGCGGAAATTTTAACCGGGAAATGGTCTGGGAGGCGAAGGGATGACCCTGAAAAAGAAGACGCTGCAGCTTTTCGGGCTTACGGCCGTCTGCATGGGTGTGGTTTTTATGGTCGCGCTCAAGACGATCGTTTTGAACAGCCTGCTGGCCCACGAGGAGATGCACCTGGCGGCAGATGTGGAGCGCGTGCTGCACCTGCTCGGCGACGAGGGGCGGGAACTTCAGGCCAAAATTTCGTTTCTCGCGCAACGGGATGATACCTGCGCCTTTGTCAAACGGCCAAGTCCGGACTACGTGCGCTCGAACCTCCCGGATGCGGTGCTTGCGGCGCAGCGGCTTGACCTGATCGCCTTTATCGATAGCACCGGGAAAGTAGTTTGGGGGAAGGCTTTTTACCGTGGTCAGGGGTGGCGGCCGGTACTCCCAGAAGGCTTTCCAGGAAGCCTCGCCGCCGGAGAAGGCTGCTTCTCCCGCATGGTTAAAGCCTCCGGGGGGCTCACCGGACTCGGCCTTTTACCGGGAGGCCCGGCGCTGGTAGCCGCGGTTCCCGTTATGCCGGGCACCGGTACCGGACCAAGTCCGGGGGCGGTCATTGCGGGGCGTTACCTGGACCCGGAAGAGGTTAAACACTTGGCCCGGGAAGCCGGTTTAGCCCTGGATGTGTGGGCGCTTACCCCTATTGAAAAAATGCCGCCCGACGCCGCGATGGCGGCGCAGGCTTTGCTTAAAGGCCCAGAGAAACTTTATACCCGGCTTCTCAGCCCGGAGGCAATTGCCGGTTACACGCTGGTGACGGGGCTTTGCGGCAAACCGGTACTCCTTTTGCGGGTTACCGCACCGCGAACCGTTTACCAGCAGGGCCAGCGCAGTCTCCTCTACCTTTTTGTGATCCTTGTGGCCGTCGGGGCTCTTTTAGGCGGGATAACCATTTTCGCTTTTTACCAGACGGTGCTTTCCCGCCTGGCGCATCTGAGCGCGGCGGTGCGGCGAATCGGGATGGAGGGGGATCTCACAACCCGGGTCACCGTGGCGGGGGACGACGAGCTTGCCGACTTTGCCCGCGAGATCAACAAGATGCTTGCCGCCCTCGAACAGTCGAAGCAGTTGCGGGAGAGCGAGGAACGCTACCGCGCCCTTTTTGACCAGGCGCTGACCGGCAACTATATCGCTTTGGCGTACGGCCGGGTCCTCCTTTGCAACCCGGCTTACGTGCGGATGTTCGGCTTCAGTTCGTTTGATGAGGCGCTGGCGACCGATTTCTTCAGCCTTTTTCCGGATGAGGCGGCAAAAGAGGCGTTCCTATGGCTCCTGCGCGAAAAGAAAAGGCTTGAGCTCCACGAAGCTACTTTCCGCCGGCGGGACGGGCAACTGATTACCGTGGTGCAGAACGTGATCGGAACCTTTGACCAGCGCGGCGAGCTGCTTCAGCTTCAAGGGTACCTTTTCGACATCACGGCCCGGAAAAAGGCGGAGGAAGCGCTGGCGCGGGCCAAGCGCCAGAACGAGCTGCTTTTGGAGGCCGTCGGCGAAGGGATATCCGGTGTTGACCCGGAAGGGAAAACGACTTTTGTTAACCCGGCGGCGCTCCAGATGACGGGTTATGCGGCGGAGGAGGTAATCGGTCTGCAGCAGCACGCCATGCTGCACCATACGCGGGCGGACGGCACCCCTTATCCGGAAGCGGCGTGTCCGGTCCACGCTACCCTGCGGGACGGGCGACCGCGCTCGGTTACCGGCGAGGTCTTTTGGCGGAAGGACGGGAGCAGCTTCCCTGTGGATTACACCTGCACGCCGGTGCGGGAAGGGGAAAAGATTGTGGGTGCCGTCGTTGTTTTCCGCGATGTTACGGCGCGGCAGCGGGCCGAGCAGGCGCTGCGGGAAGCGCACACGCAAATCAAGCAACTGGTAGCCTCCATCTCCTCCATCCTGATCGGTTTAGACGCGGCTGGTTGCGTTCAACACTGGAACGGTCCTGCGGCCGAAACCTTTGGGTTGGCGGCGGCAGCCGTAGTTGGCCGCCCGCTCAGTGCCAGCGGCATCGAATGGGAGTGGGAGAAGGTGGCGCGGGGCATCGCCGCGTGCCGCGAGCGCCAGGAACCGGTACGGGTGGATGATGTCCGTTACCTGCGGCGGGACGGCAAGCCCGGTTTTTTGGGGCTGACGGTGACGCCGCTGGTGAGCGAGGAGGGGAAGCACTTAGGTTACGTTATTCTCGCTGCCGATATTACCGAACGGAAAAACGAGGAGACCCAGCGTGTTTTACGGCAAAAGTTAGAGTCACTCGGACAATTGGCGGCGGGGATCGCCCACGAGATCAACACGCCGATGCAGTATGTTGGCGATAATACAACCTTCTTGCGGGATGCGTTTGCGACGCTCTCCCAGTTTGTAGCGCGTTGCCAGGAGTTCGTAGCGCAGGGGGAGAGTGGCGTCGTGCCGGCAGATGAGTTGGCGGTAGCCTTGGCGGCGCTTGACTGGGAATTTTTAGGTACGGAAATCCCGAAGGCCCTGGAACAATCTCTGGAAGGGATTGGCCGGGTGCGGAAGCTTGTCTTGGCGATGAAGGAGTTCGCGCATCCCGGCAAGAAGGAAAAAGCGCCCTGTAACCTCAACCGGGCGGTGGAGAGCACGGTGACCATTTCGCGGAACGAGTGGAAGTACGTGGCGGACCTCGAAATGGACCTGGATCCAGACCTGCCGCCTGTGCCCTGTGTGGTTGATGAGATCAACCAGGTGGTCCTCAATATGATTATTAACGCCGTTCACGCCATTGAGGCGGTTGTAAATAAGGAAGCGGGTGAGAAGGGTAAGATTATCATTCGGACCCGGAGAGAAGGCGATTTTGCTAAGATCGAAATCAGCGACACCGGCACCGGCATTCCGCCGGCCATTATTGACCGGATCTTCGACCCGTTTTTCACCACCAAAGAGGTGGGCAAAGGCTCCGGCCAGGGGTTAGCCATCGCCCACGACATCATTGTGAACAAGCACAGGGGCAATATTACCGTGGAATCGGAAGTTGGGAAAGGAACTACCTTCACCGTCTATCTGCCGTTGAATCCTCCGGAAGAGGAAAGGAGGGAGCAGGTGACGTGAAACGGGCCATTCTCTTCGTCGACGACGAGCCCAACGTGATCGATGGCTTGCGACGGATGCTCCGTAACATGCGGGACAGATGGGAGATGTATTTCGCCGGAAGCGGCGAGGAGGCGCTTAAGATCTTAGAGACGACGCCGATCGACGTGATCGTAGCCGATATGCGGATGCCGCAGATGGACGGGGCCACGCTGCTGGCGAGAGTCCAGGAACGCTACCCCCATGTGGTCAGAATCATGCTGACCGGTCATTCGGACAAAGAGATGACGTTGCGCTCCACCAAAAGCGCGCACCAGTTCCTTGCCAAGCCGTGCGACGGGGAAACGCTGCGGTACACGATCGAGCGCACCTGTCAGCTGCGTGAGCTGTTGCGCGACGAGAAGCTGCTACAAGTGGTCACCGGAATAACCGTGCTGCCGAGCCTGCCGAGTCTTTACCGCGAGCTGATCAGAGAGATGGAAGCGCCAAACGCCTCCCTCAAAAAGATCGGGGAGATTGTGGCGCAGGATATGGCGATGACGGCGAAGGTGCTGCAACTCGTCAACTCGGCCTTTTTCGGCCTACCCCAGCGGGTCACCAACCCGGTGCAGGCGGTAACGCTCCTCGGCCTCAACAATTTAAGGCCGCTCGTTCTCTACATCCACCTCTTCGAGGCTTTTGAAACCACTCCGGGATCCGGTCGGGTGATAGAAGCCCTCTGGGAGCACAGCGTCGCGGTAGGCAGCCTCGCGCGGGAAATCGCCCGTTTGGAAAAAGCGGACCGGGAGGTGACGGACGAGGCGCTGACGGCCGGTCTGCTGCACGACATCGGCAAGCTCCTGCTGCTGCGGCTTCCCGACTGCTGTGAGAAGCTTAAAGGGCTGGCGGACCGCGAAGGCGACTGGTCGCCGGCGGACGAGTACGCGCTTATAGGAACATCGCACGCCGAACTCGGCGCCTACCTCTTAGGGTTGTGGGGAATTGCCGATACGGTGGTGGAAGCGGTGGCCTTCCACCACCAGCCGGGCAACTCGGTCGCCGACCGTTTTACGGTTCTGACGGCCGTACACGTGGCGAACGGGCTGGTTAAGGAAGGGGATTGCTCGCTTCAGACCGTCGACCTGGACTACTTGAGGCGGCTGGGTCTGGAGCAAAAAGTTACGCGCTGGGCGGAATTGTGCCGGGAGATCAAAGGGGGACAAGCGCGGTGAAAGAGAAGATCCTTCTTGTTGACGATGATCCCAACATCCTTGCCGGTTTTAAGCGCAACCTGCGCCACCACTTTGAGATCGCGACGGCCGAGAGCGGCGCGGAGGGGCTCGGCATGCTCAAGGAACAGGGGCCCTTTGCCGTAGTGGTATCCGACCTGCGAATGCCCCAGATGGACGGCATCCAATTTCTTTCCCTGGCGCGCCAGGTTGCGCCGGACACGGTGCGGGTGATGCTTACCGGCTACGCCGACCTGCAGGTGGCGATGGACGCGATCAACGAAGGGAACATCTTCCGGTTCCTCACTAAACCCTGCTCAACCGAGGATTTTCTGAGGGTGCTCAATGCCGCAGTCGAACAGTACCGGCTCGTTACCGCGGAGCGGGAGCTTTTGGAGAAGACGCTCTGGGGCAGCATCAAAATGCTCATTGAAATCCTGTCGCTCCTGAACCCGGTGGCGGTAAACCAGGCTTCCCGCCGCCGCAACATTGCGCGCCGGATAGGCATCCGCCTCAAGGTCGCGAAGCTGTGGGAGCTGGAGCTGGCGGCGATGCTGGCCCAGGTCGGTTACGTCACGATCCCCCAGAAAATCTTAGAGAAGAAGGCCCGGGGTGAGGCTTTAACGGAGGAAGAGGAGAAGGTTTTCCTTACCTATCCCCAGGTGGGGCAGAAGCTACTTGCCAACATCCCCCGGCTTGAGAATATTGCCGCGGGGATTGCGTACCAGCTTAAGCAGTACGACGGGGGCGGTTTCCCCGCCGACAACCGAAAGGCCGGAGCGATCCCCTTCATCGGGCGGGTGCTCAAGGTGGTGCACGACTACGACGCGCTCCTGCAGACGGGGAAAACCCCGGCCGAAGCGGTTGCCGTAATGCAGGAGCGGCGCCACTGGTACGACCCTGAAGTTCTTGGGGCGCTTGAGGCGGAGGTGCTGAGTGCGGAAGAAGGCTTCATCGTGCGGGCGCTGAGTCTCGACGAGCTCTTGCCGGGGATGGTGTTAGCGGACGATATCCGGGATGGGCGGGGCGTGATCCTGGTGCCCAAAGGTTACGAGGTGACGGATGTTCTAAAAACGAGGCTCCTCAATTTTGCGCGGTTCAGCGTGATTGCCGAACCGGTGAAGGTGCTAGAGCCGGTTAAGGCGAAGGGTTCTCAGGTGGGAGCACGGGAACAAGCTTGACCTTGCCCCAGACGCCCAAGGCGTCGCCGATGATCACGACGGCGCCCGCGACGCCCGGTATCTCCCGGGCAAAGGCGAGCGCCTTTTCGATGTCTGCCGGGGTTTGCACGCGGTTGCCCACTGCGGTGGCCGCGGCGTCGGCGAGGGTGGCGGTGCCGGCGAGGATTACGGCGGCGTCGGCCCGCCCGAAGCTCAAGGAGTGACCTACGGTCCCCGAGGAGGTACAGATGCCGAGTGGGGTGTAGTCCGGAGGTATCTCAATGGCCATCCGGTGTGACAGGGGCGAGTTGCCGGCAAAGATGCCGACCCGGCGCTTCCGCGTGGATTTAAGAAAGATGTCGCCCCCGTTTTCGACGATGACGTCCCGGGAGTAGCGCGTGAGGAGCCGGCCCACCAGATCGGCGAAAGCCCCGGCCACCGCGGCCATGGGGCCAACACCGCAAGCTGCTCCCGCTTCGGCCATAGCCACCGCGATTTCCGGGGCGTCCGGAAGCGGGCGGTGCGGCTGGAGGGTTTTTAAGAAGACGGGGTCCTTTTCAATATAGGCCTCCAGCAGGGCCCGCTCCTGTTTGACCTTTTTTTCGACCAGCCAGACGAGATCCGGTGTAAAACGCTCCGCGCGGACCCCGAGGCAGAGGTCGGTCTCCTTTACCTTGACCTCGAAAAAGAAAAGGTCCTCCTCGCGGAAGAGCGCGCGGTAGGTGCGGCGGGCCAAATTAGAACCGGACCTCCATCGCCTTCATCGGGCAGGCCCGCACGCAGAGCTGGCAGACGACGCAGGCCTCGCTATCGAAGCGAACCAGCATCGACGGCCGCTCGATGTAGAGCGCTCCCGTGGGGCAGATGGCGGTGCAGGCGCCGCAGTGGGTGCACCGCTCCTCATTCCGCACCACCTCTTCGGTGAGCGGCTGCACCCCGACGCCCTGCTGCCGGAGAAATTCTAGACCCTCTTCGGTTTTCGCGCCGGTAACGTCGAGGACCATCGTCCCTTCCTTGTGCGGGTTGATGTTCGCCTTCAGGATGTTGATCATCAGGTCGTAGTCCTTAACCAGGCGAAAGATGATCGGTTTATCGGCAATCGCTGCCGGAAAGCGCAGCACTACCTTGCTCGGTGCCATTTACCTCTCGCTCCTTTCGGTGTCGCGGATTTCAAGGGTGCGGGCCACGATGCCGGCATCCGGGCCCGGGAGAAGCTGGACCGGTTCACCAAGCAGGAACCTGCCTTCGCTAATCCAGCGTTTCAAAATCGCAGATATCTCCAGAGCTTTCACGTAGCTCGAGAGTGGTGCTGTCGGCACTTCTTTACCCCCAACAGTTATACGGCCCGATTTAAGCGCGGCGTAGCTAACGAACCCCAGGTTACCGGGTTTGCGGTTCGGGTAAGCTTCAGCATAATCAATAATCGGCGCGTAAAGTTCGGCGTCGGTGCGGGAGGCGTAGTAACATATCTCCTCGTTCAGAATCGGGATGGGTATCCCAATGCCTACGCTTAAGGTGGCGCCGTAGCCGAGCATACTTGTGCCGCGCAGCCACTGGGGGCTCATCTGCTTCAAGTCCCCTAAAACCGCGAGCGTCCCCCCTGCCGGAACGCGCGGCGCTCCTTCCGGAAGCGGCGGGAGGCTCGGGAAGTGCTGCGTGCCGTTCCAGACTACGTAACCGACGCCGCCGCCTAAGAAAATGCGGGTACCGACGCCGATGGTCCGGAAGTACGGGTCCTTTAAGAGCGGGCTCAGCTGCCCGGAGGTGGAGTAGTGCGCGTTCCCGAGGTTAGGTTTTAAGACCCCCATGTAGGTGTAGAGCGTCCGCGGCCCCGTATTCACCGCGCAGGCATAGTTCTGGTAGGCGTTGCGCGGGTTAAAGAGGACCGCCTCGTTAATATCATCGAGAGTCACTACCGTTTCAATCTCCCGGCGCGGGTAACAGTCGGTTCCGTAGCCAAGAGCCTTAAGGCGCACCGGCCTGCGGGCTACAAAGTCCTCGATGACGTGCCCGCCGCCGTAGCGGAATTCACCGGGGTGGTTTTTATTGAGCGGGTCCTCTTCGGGCAGTGCGGTGGCGCCTAAGTAGCAGTCAACCGCGGCGAGACCCGCGTAAGCGGGCACGCCGTTGAGCCAGACGCGGTTGAACTTTATCCGTGGGGCGCTGTGCCCGAAGTTGAAGTAGGCTCCCGAAGAGCACATCGGCGCGAAGGTTCCGGTGGTGACCACGTCGACCTCCTGCGCCGCCCGGCTAACCCCCTTTTCCTGGACGAGGGCGATCAGTTCCTCGGCAGTAACGACCACCGCTTTGCCGGCTTTGATTTTCTCGTTGATCACGGCGAAAGTTTTATCACGCATCCTATCTCCTCCTTTTCCCGGTATGCCGCCTGCAGGCAAAATAAAGGCCTCTTCTAACATGAAGAGGCCGTAATTTCAGGCACCCTTATCTGTCAGAAGAGATGGGTGAGCTCTTCTGCTGGAATTGGCACCTGGCCGGGCCGCAGCCTTTGTGGCCACCCCCCGACTGGTTGCCGGGCTTCATAGGGCCAGTCCCTCCGCCACTCTTGATAAGAGCCCGGGAACACGTTATTTAGTTTGCCCTTAAAGTTATCAAGTTTTGGCGGGCCTGTCAAGAGGCGGTTGGCAAGAAAAATGAACCCGGGTAGGATTAAGAGGGTAGACATTATGCCATTTTTTGTTTATAATACATTTGCTCAAAAATTTTGCCAGGAGGTGTTCGGTTTGGCACGGATCGTGATCCTGTCGTGCAAAAAAATCAGAGACATTACCTGCGTTTCGTGTATCAAGTGTTTTAAAGCCGTGGCGGAGCGGGCAGGAGAGTTTGAAAGGTTCAAGGATGAACCGCTCGAAATCGTAGGTATGGGGGATTGCGGCGGTTGTCCAGGGCTGGTGATGCCTAAGTTGGGTATCATTAGCGATATTGCAAAGGCTTACGGGCGCGACTTCGACGTGGTATATCTCGGAACCTGTATCGTCAAGGCTTCTACTACCGCGAAATGCCCGATCAACCCCGAAGAACTGGCCCAAAAGATTAAGGGGAAGTTCGGGAAAGAGGTGATTATCGGCACCCATCCGTGGTAGGATATACCTCCAGCGGCTGCCCGGGACACGGCCCCCGGGCTTTTTTCTTTGCGGGGAATGGCGCAAAAAGGAGGTGGGCGGAAGAGGGGCGAATAGAGAAACTGCCGGGGAATACTTGAGCTGATCGGCGCTTGAAGTAGCAGCGGATAGATTATGTGCCGCTGCCAAGTTTTTAAAAACGGGAGGCGAAGCTCTTTTTGCGCGTGGGAGTCTTTGCGGACAGCTACCGACCCTACACCAGCGGTGTGGTCCGGTCCATCGAGACGTTTCGTCTGGCGCTTACCGCGAGGGGCGTCTCTTTCTTTATCTTCGCCCCGCGCTACCCGAACTGCGAGCCTGAGGAAAAAGTCTTCCGGTTCTTTTCCCTGCCGGCCCCGACCAACCCAGACTTTGCCATAGCTATTCCGCTTTCGGTCCGCCTCGGGCGGACGCTCAAATCGCTGGGGCTCGATCTCATTCACGTCCACTCCCCCTTTTTTCTCGGCGGCTTAGGGGCGCGCTGGGCGCGGCGTCTGGGGTTGCCCCTCGTCTTTACCTACCACACCCTTTACGAAGAGTACGTCCACTATTTCCCCTTCCTGCGCCAGCCGGCGCGGGTCGCGACGCGGCGTTATACGGTAAATTTCTGTAACCGTTGTGATTTGGTGCTGGCGCCGACCGGAGCTATCCGGGAGTACCTCTTGCGGTCCGGAGTTAGCGTTCCGGTAGCCGTTCTGCCGACCGGTATTGAGCTTGCAGCCTTCCGGGGCGGCGACGGCGCCGGTTTCCGGAAGCGCCTGGGTATCGACCCGGAGGAGAGGGTGCTCCTCTACGTAGGCCGGCTCGGCAGGGAAAAGAACATCGCCTTTCTGCTGCGGGCGTTTCGCGATATCGCCGCCCGTCTTGATGCGGTGCGGCTGGTTTTGGTGGGGGGCGGCCCGGCGCGGGAGGAACTTCACGGTGAGGCCCGGAGGCTTGGCATCCACGAGAAAGTGGTTTTCGCGGGGCCGGTACCGCCGGAGCGGGTTAAGGATTGTTACGCGGCGGCCGATCTCTTTGTTATGGCCTCACTTACGGAGACACAGGGTCTGGTGATCGGGGAGGCCAAGGCGGCCGGCCTGCCGGTCGTGGCCGTCAGGGCCCAGGGCGTAAGCGAAATGGTCAATGAAGGGGTGGATGGGTTCCTCACGCCGCTTGACGAGGCGATTTTTGCTACGGTGGTCTGCCGGGTGCTCGAGGACCCGCACCTTTACCAGAACCTAAAGGAGGGGGCGGTGGCGAAGGCCGCGGAGTTATCCATCGGCCGGCTCGCAGAGGTCCTTTTAGGGCATTACCGGGCGCTGGCGGAGAAAAAGCGCGGCGGCGACTTTACTGCTGAAGGCGGGGAGAAACGGTGGCAGTAAAAACGCTTGAAGAAATCATTAAAGAAATCATAAGTCTAATCGAAAAGAATAGAGAGGAGATTTTTTCGATTGCTGAGGCGACCGAAACCGAAATTAAGCGTCTCCAGCAAGAGGTGGAAGCGGTTCGCCAGGAGACGCTGGAGGTAATTGCCCGGGTCGACAGCCTCCAAAAAGCGGAGAAGGCGGCGCGCCTGCGGTTGATGGAGGTAAGCGCCGACTTCAGGAAATATACGGAAGCGGATATCAAAGAGGCTTACGAGAACGCCCAGCGGCTGCAGTTAGAACTGGCGACCCTCCGGGAAAAAGAGGCGATGCTCCGCCTGCGCCGGGACGATATGGAACGGTCGCTCAAACGGCTGGTAGAAACGCGGCAGCGGGCAACGCGCCTGGCGTCACGGATAGGGGTGATCCTCGACTACCTCCGCACCGATTTTCAGGGAGCGGCGGAGCGGATGGGTGAGATGCAGCAATGGCAGCAGATGGCGCTCCGGATCCTGGAGGCGCAGGAAGAAGAGCGGCGGCGGGTGGCCCGGGAGATCCACGACGGGCCCGCGCAGTCGATGGCCAACGTGGTGATGCGGGCGGAGTTCTGCTTGAAGCTGCTGGACCGGGACCCGGCGAAACTCCGCGGCGAGCTCCTGGCGCTTCAGGACCTGGTCCGTACCAGCCTGCAGGACACGCGCAAGATAATTTTCGACCTCCGGCCGATGGCGCTTGACGATTTAGGGCTGGCGGCGGCGCTCAAGAAGTTTGTGGCCAACTACAAGGAACAATACGGGTTACCGGTGGAGTACCAGTACTTCGGCCCGGAGAAAAGGCTACCGCCGGCGGTGGAGGTGGCTCTCTTCCGGATTGTTCAGGAGGCGCTCAACAACATTTACAAGCATGCCCACGCCACCAGTGCCCTGGTTAAGCTCGAGGTTTTACCGGCGCGGGTGAACCTGGTAGTGCGGGATAACGGTAGGGGGTTCGATGTGGAAAAGGTGCTCAAAGACCCGGAGCGGAAAGGCTACGGGCTCCTCGGAATCAGAGAACGGGTGCAGCTTTTGAACGGCGAGTTAGAAATCATCTCTTCGCCCGGGAAGGGAACAACCCTAATGGTAGGCATTGATCTTACAACAGAGGAACAATAAGGAGTCACGGGAGATGCCACACTCTACAAGCGTTCTCTTCAGAGGTTGGGGAGAGGGGTTAGATGGCGGTACGGGTTCTTGTTGTTGACGACCACGCGCTGATCCGGGAGGGTTTAATCAAGATCCTCTCGGTAGAACCGGGTATCGCGGTGGTCGGTGAAGCAGCTAACGGTCGGGAGGCGGTCGAGTTTGTGCGGCGGCAACCGATTGATGTCGTTCTCCTCGACATCAGCATGCCGGAAATGAACGGGATTGAAGCCTGTCGGGAGATTAAACGGCTGCGCCCGGAGACGGCAGTGGTGGCCCTTACGATTCACGACGAGGAAGAGTACCTTTTCGAGATGATCCGCGCCGGTGTTTCGGGTTACGTTTTGAAGGATATGTCTGCGGACAAGCTGGTAGAGACTATTTACGGCGTGGCGCGGGGCGAATCCTTTATTCCACCGCGTTTGACGGCTAAGGTTTTTCAGGAGTTCAACCGGCTGGCCGCCCGCAGCAATCCTGACGGCCTCACCGAGCGGGAGGTGGAGGTCCTGCGCCTGGTGGCGGCGGGGGCGAGCAACCGGGAGATTGCGAGCAAGCTCTTTATCAGCGAAAAGACGGTGAAAAATCATTTGTCGAACATCTTTCAAAAAATTGGGGTGACCGACCGGACGCAGGCGGCGCTTTACGCCATTAAGCAGCGGCTTGTAGAGTTGTAGCGCCGGCCGTTTTTAGGGTTAGTTTCAATCTGGGAGCCCTAAATTTTTTGGTC
Encoded proteins:
- a CDS encoding PFL family protein; translated protein: MLTIHEILETIKMIQEEKLDIRTITLGINLRDCADADPRAACRKIYAKITRCAARLVAVGEEIEREYGIPIVNKRIAVTPVALVAESAATEDYVAFARTLEEAAAAVGVNFIGGFAALVHKGFTRGDKLLIEAIPAALAETERVCASVNVATTKAGINMDAVALMGRIISETAQKTADRDGIGCAKLVVFANAPEDNPFMAGAFHGVGEPECVINVGVSGPGVVKQAVAALPPDADLGFVAEKIKKMAFKITRMGELVGREAARRLGVPFGIVDLSLAPTPAVGDSVAEILEAMGLERCGGPGSTAALALLNDAVKKGGAMASSYVGGLSGAFIPVSEDAGMVRAVEAGALTVEKLEAMTAVCSVGLDMIVVPGDTPAETIAAIIADEAAIGVVNNKTTAVRIIPAPGKKPGDRVEFGGLLGGAPVMPVSRFAATGFIRRGGRIPAPIQSLGN
- a CDS encoding PAS domain S-box protein, which produces MTLKKKTLQLFGLTAVCMGVVFMVALKTIVLNSLLAHEEMHLAADVERVLHLLGDEGRELQAKISFLAQRDDTCAFVKRPSPDYVRSNLPDAVLAAQRLDLIAFIDSTGKVVWGKAFYRGQGWRPVLPEGFPGSLAAGEGCFSRMVKASGGLTGLGLLPGGPALVAAVPVMPGTGTGPSPGAVIAGRYLDPEEVKHLAREAGLALDVWALTPIEKMPPDAAMAAQALLKGPEKLYTRLLSPEAIAGYTLVTGLCGKPVLLLRVTAPRTVYQQGQRSLLYLFVILVAVGALLGGITIFAFYQTVLSRLAHLSAAVRRIGMEGDLTTRVTVAGDDELADFAREINKMLAALEQSKQLRESEERYRALFDQALTGNYIALAYGRVLLCNPAYVRMFGFSSFDEALATDFFSLFPDEAAKEAFLWLLREKKRLELHEATFRRRDGQLITVVQNVIGTFDQRGELLQLQGYLFDITARKKAEEALARAKRQNELLLEAVGEGISGVDPEGKTTFVNPAALQMTGYAAEEVIGLQQHAMLHHTRADGTPYPEAACPVHATLRDGRPRSVTGEVFWRKDGSSFPVDYTCTPVREGEKIVGAVVVFRDVTARQRAEQALREAHTQIKQLVASISSILIGLDAAGCVQHWNGPAAETFGLAAAAVVGRPLSASGIEWEWEKVARGIAACRERQEPVRVDDVRYLRRDGKPGFLGLTVTPLVSEEGKHLGYVILAADITERKNEETQRVLRQKLESLGQLAAGIAHEINTPMQYVGDNTTFLRDAFATLSQFVARCQEFVAQGESGVVPADELAVALAALDWEFLGTEIPKALEQSLEGIGRVRKLVLAMKEFAHPGKKEKAPCNLNRAVESTVTISRNEWKYVADLEMDLDPDLPPVPCVVDEINQVVLNMIINAVHAIEAVVNKEAGEKGKIIIRTRREGDFAKIEISDTGTGIPPAIIDRIFDPFFTTKEVGKGSGQGLAIAHDIIVNKHRGNITVESEVGKGTTFTVYLPLNPPEEERREQVT
- a CDS encoding response regulator translates to MKRAILFVDDEPNVIDGLRRMLRNMRDRWEMYFAGSGEEALKILETTPIDVIVADMRMPQMDGATLLARVQERYPHVVRIMLTGHSDKEMTLRSTKSAHQFLAKPCDGETLRYTIERTCQLRELLRDEKLLQVVTGITVLPSLPSLYRELIREMEAPNASLKKIGEIVAQDMAMTAKVLQLVNSAFFGLPQRVTNPVQAVTLLGLNNLRPLVLYIHLFEAFETTPGSGRVIEALWEHSVAVGSLAREIARLEKADREVTDEALTAGLLHDIGKLLLLRLPDCCEKLKGLADREGDWSPADEYALIGTSHAELGAYLLGLWGIADTVVEAVAFHHQPGNSVADRFTVLTAVHVANGLVKEGDCSLQTVDLDYLRRLGLEQKVTRWAELCREIKGGQAR
- a CDS encoding HD domain-containing phosphohydrolase, which encodes MKEKILLVDDDPNILAGFKRNLRHHFEIATAESGAEGLGMLKEQGPFAVVVSDLRMPQMDGIQFLSLARQVAPDTVRVMLTGYADLQVAMDAINEGNIFRFLTKPCSTEDFLRVLNAAVEQYRLVTAERELLEKTLWGSIKMLIEILSLLNPVAVNQASRRRNIARRIGIRLKVAKLWELELAAMLAQVGYVTIPQKILEKKARGEALTEEEEKVFLTYPQVGQKLLANIPRLENIAAGIAYQLKQYDGGGFPADNRKAGAIPFIGRVLKVVHDYDALLQTGKTPAEAVAVMQERRHWYDPEVLGALEAEVLSAEEGFIVRALSLDELLPGMVLADDIRDGRGVILVPKGYEVTDVLKTRLLNFARFSVIAEPVKVLEPVKAKGSQVGAREQA